The Caldalkalibacillus thermarum sequence TCATCATACCAGATATCCCGCCCCTCTTGCCACTCGACCTCCTGGCCAGCACGCTTCACCACCACCTGATGTTCAACAGACGGGACTGCTTGCAGAGCTTGATCGGCGACTGCTTTCATCGAAACAATGCGCCCCCGCCGGTAAAAGCCGTCTGCCGTAATCAACAGCTTCGCTTTACAATCGTCCAGGCGTTTAGCCACTGCGTCAGCCGCATAGCCGGAAAAAATGGGAATAACAACTGCCCCTATTTTAGCGCAAGCAAACAGGGCAACAGCGGTTTGGGGCAACATGGGCAAAAAGATGCCGACCCGGTCACCTCTGTCAATGCCCAATGCCTTCAGTCCCGCAGCCAGCCTATTGACCTCCCGGCTCAACTTGGCATAATTCCATTCACAACTATCCCCTGGCTCCCCTTCCCAAATCAGAGCCGGATGATCGCCACGTCCACTCTCGATATGTTTTTCAAGACAATTGTCCACCAGATTGGTTTTGCCACCGACAAACCAACGGGGCCATTGCATCCCTTTGGACAAATCAACCACTTGCCGATAAGGGTGATGCCATTTAATATGAAGCGCTTTCAACACAGCTTCATAAAACCATTCCAAATCTTCCGTCGACTTTTTCAACAACTGGGCTAAATCCTCAAGGCCGTGCTGCTTTAGAAAGCGGGTCAGATTAGCATCCTTGATTTGTTCTTCACTCGGCTCCCAAGCAACAGGAAAATGTTTAAATTCATTTAAACGATCGTCAGCAGACGGTATTTCCCGCGCACTCACCATTAATCCCTCCTTGCCTGATTCTCGCTGTGTTGGTCAACCGTTTGACCAAGTCTTTAAGCTGTGAGCAGTTACCCCGTAAGCCGTTCGATATTACGGATGACCTCTTGGACATGCCCTTTAACCTTCACTTTACGCCACTCTTTGACAATCTTGCCCTCCGGGTCAATGACAAACGTGGAGCGTTCAATGCCCATATATTCCTTGCCAAACATTTTCTTTAAGGTCCACACTTGAAAATGTCTGGCCAGACGCTGCTCTGTATCGGCCAAGAGCAGAAAAGGAAGATGGTGTTTTTCAATAAATTTTTGATGGGACTTCACATCATCAGGACTGACGCCAATCACCTTTACCCCCAGCTCTTTCAGGCGCTGATGATGGTCCCTAAAGTCGCATGCCTCTGTGGTACAGCCTGGTGTCATATCTTTGGGATAAAAATAGAGTACGACAAATTGCCCTTTAAAATCTGTCAGAGCGACCTCTTCGCCGTTTGAAGCAGGCAAACGGATGTCGGGAACGAATTGCCCTACCATTGTTTCAGCCATCTGTTTCACCTCAGCTTTTATGGATAGTGTCTATTGATAGTGTAACACAATCCCGCCCCCTTTGTTCAGGTCATAATTAGAGCAAACACCGGCTATCAATAGCC is a genomic window containing:
- the bcp gene encoding thioredoxin-dependent thiol peroxidase, giving the protein MAETMVGQFVPDIRLPASNGEEVALTDFKGQFVVLYFYPKDMTPGCTTEACDFRDHHQRLKELGVKVIGVSPDDVKSHQKFIEKHHLPFLLLADTEQRLARHFQVWTLKKMFGKEYMGIERSTFVIDPEGKIVKEWRKVKVKGHVQEVIRNIERLTG